A window of the Candidatus Hydrogenedentota bacterium genome harbors these coding sequences:
- a CDS encoding prepilin-type N-terminal cleavage/methylation domain-containing protein, with product MFRNRGFTLIELLVVIAIIGILAAILLPALSRAREAARRSSCANNLKQMGLSMKMYAGESRGGLLPPRMIRDVNGALSDTMIFNGPSVYPEYLSDLTIVWCPSHSGAGPLERYDTGTRQGAPPTGNSNGVIEPAELLKSPYNYTGWLFMETVNLLGPKNETVGRGVGGRFEPADYVGTPLGALAAANVATQGKASDEDFNLPEALRGTQPGGGGTIYRLREGIERFLVTDVNNPGTSAVSQSAIPVIWDHLTPQVSGSCHVPFGMNTLYLDGHVEWNRYPAPMPWMCTEQGPRIIGRYDRPFGN from the coding sequence ATGTTCCGGAATCGCGGTTTCACGCTCATCGAGCTGCTGGTGGTCATTGCGATCATTGGCATCCTGGCGGCCATCCTGCTGCCCGCGCTGTCGCGGGCGCGGGAGGCGGCGCGGCGCAGTTCCTGCGCCAACAACCTCAAGCAGATGGGGCTGTCCATGAAGATGTACGCCGGGGAGAGCCGGGGCGGGCTGCTGCCCCCGCGGATGATCCGGGACGTGAACGGCGCGCTGTCGGACACGATGATCTTCAACGGGCCGTCCGTGTATCCCGAGTATCTCAGCGACCTGACCATTGTGTGGTGCCCGTCGCATTCGGGCGCCGGCCCGCTGGAGCGGTATGACACGGGCACACGGCAGGGCGCGCCGCCCACGGGCAACAGCAACGGGGTCATCGAGCCGGCCGAGCTGCTGAAGTCGCCCTACAACTACACGGGCTGGCTTTTCATGGAGACCGTGAACCTGCTCGGGCCGAAGAATGAGACCGTGGGCCGGGGCGTGGGCGGACGTTTCGAGCCGGCGGACTATGTGGGCACGCCTCTGGGCGCGCTGGCGGCGGCCAATGTGGCCACGCAGGGGAAGGCCTCGGACGAGGACTTCAATCTGCCCGAGGCGCTTCGCGGCACCCAGCCTGGCGGCGGCGGCACGATCTACCGGCTGCGCGAGGGCATCGAGCGCTTTCTGGTGACAGATGTCAACAACCCCGGCACCTCCGCCGTTTCCCAGTCGGCGATTCCGGTCATTTGGGACCACCTGACCCCGCAGGTGTCGGGCTCGTGCCATGTGCCCTTCGGGATGAACACGTTGTACCTCGACGGGCACGTGGAGTGGAACCGGTATCCCGCGCCCATGCCGTGGATGTGCACGGAGCAGGGGCCGCGGATTATCGGGCGGTATGACCGGCCTTTCGGCAATTGA
- a CDS encoding protein-export chaperone SecB produces MPTPIALERYSISKLEIESLPVPSRGTLRYDMQFGFNLPKAKGGEHKLELMVTVTGHIGKKKAGYQVSVKVSGIFRFPEDTPSAHFSETLLYYGSTLLYGVLRGYMGTVTGLFSHGALNMPTVNMQEVIRQVLRSGALQGQASK; encoded by the coding sequence ATGCCTACCCCAATTGCGCTTGAGCGCTACAGCATCTCCAAGCTGGAGATAGAGAGCCTGCCGGTTCCAAGCCGGGGAACACTTCGGTATGACATGCAGTTCGGGTTTAACCTGCCCAAGGCCAAAGGCGGCGAGCACAAACTGGAGCTGATGGTGACGGTTACCGGGCACATCGGGAAAAAGAAGGCCGGATACCAGGTCAGCGTGAAGGTGTCCGGTATTTTTCGCTTCCCGGAGGACACCCCGTCGGCCCATTTTTCCGAAACCCTCCTATATTACGGGTCAACGCTTTTATACGGAGTGCTGCGCGGGTACATGGGCACGGTCACGGGCCTGTTTTCACATGGCGCCCTGAACATGCCCACCGTCAACATGCAGGAGGTGATCAGGCAGGTGCTGCGGAGCGGCGCGCTTCAGGGCCAGGCATCAAAATGA
- a CDS encoding helix-turn-helix transcriptional regulator translates to MEITREMLLSPAATAWELLASAPTRAEYWDAYERENPDWSADPAVQGARAKALFVEQLHGTLKSRGLSPADFARLLGKSRAYVSRLLNEQENMTIATMACAAAALGMKLDLLLSTPGTVFYSVDREQTPHVAVVEHWKVRGNTQGDGNAYPNCA, encoded by the coding sequence AGCTACTGGCTTCGGCGCCGACCCGTGCGGAGTATTGGGACGCCTATGAGCGGGAGAACCCGGACTGGAGCGCCGATCCCGCCGTCCAAGGGGCGCGGGCAAAGGCGCTGTTTGTGGAGCAGCTCCATGGAACGCTGAAAAGCCGCGGCCTGTCCCCGGCAGACTTCGCCCGTCTTCTCGGGAAAAGCCGCGCCTATGTTTCCCGCCTCCTGAACGAACAGGAGAACATGACCATCGCAACCATGGCGTGCGCGGCGGCGGCCCTTGGAATGAAACTGGACCTTTTGCTTTCCACGCCGGGAACGGTCTTCTATTCCGTGGACAGAGAACAAACACCCCATGTGGCCGTTGTTGAGCACTGGAAAGTCCGGGGGAACACACAGGGAGACGGCAATGCCTACCCCAATTGCGCTTGA